One part of the Humulus lupulus chromosome 9, drHumLupu1.1, whole genome shotgun sequence genome encodes these proteins:
- the LOC133800018 gene encoding uncharacterized protein LOC133800018, translating to MATYFERVRGYLGQLEGYSIEQIPRERNTHADALAKLASTKDGDVLKSVLVEYLPRPGIIDSDVLMVSIPMESWADLIINYLKDGALPTDRKEAPRLVYKVARYTLVDGILYKRGFSMPLLRCVDDEEVVKVLYEIHEGECDNHVSGPSMDRKAMRQGYRVPYKIISDNDTQFEGETFEEYCKEKGIRRSFSAVVLPQANGQVEAINKVLKKNLKTKL from the exons ATGGCCACATACTTTGAAAGGGTTAGAGGCTACCTGGGGCAGTTGGAGGGctatagcatagagcaaatcccaagagagaggaatacccatgcCGATGCCCTCGCAAAGCTGGCTTCCACTAAGGATGGAGATGTCCTCAAATCCGTACTTGTGGAATACTTACCAAGGCCAGGCATCATTGATTCAGACGTTCTTATGGTCAGCATCCCAATGGAGTCGTGGGCCGACCTAATTATAAACTACCTGAAGGATGGAGCTCTACCAACAGACAGGAAGGAGGCTCCAAGGTTGGTGTATAAGGTCGCTCGGTACACCTTAGTAGATGGAATCCTATATAAGAGAGGGTTTTCTATGCCGCTCTTGCGATGTGTTGATGATGAGGAGGTGGTGAAAGTTCtgtatgaaatacatgagggtgAATGCGACAACCATGTGAGTGGACCATCCATGGACAGAaaagccatgaggcaagg GTACagagtgccctacaaaatcatctccgacaacgacacccagtttgagggAGAAACGTTCGAGGAGTATTGTAAGGAGAAAGGAATAAGAAGAAGCTTTTCAGCTGTTGTGcttccacaggccaatgggcaggtggaggccattaacaaagtcTTGAAGAAGAACCTAAAAACAAAGCTAtag